From the genome of Hyperolius riggenbachi isolate aHypRig1 chromosome 9, aHypRig1.pri, whole genome shotgun sequence, one region includes:
- the LOC137533640 gene encoding uncharacterized protein: protein MPGKRGRPTRISRQRRCGNCDDEHGAAHGKRVNKKKEVSEQIPEDENVNAGDACQTLSDTSSVTQQPLMPVVDEQSQTVTIFLVPMEKATVASPVDIVNLENNQDSSSQNQNLENQGLVEETHEGSMNEQASNSNNDVNLSSENPIDMELMDNFEGVSMREPLLIDTASEIVNFRLALDDNIDSDDEGEEALDLSTRPACQNTVETLENDVHVSFDRELDIGHTEKESDQDANQANVHEENYFNQSKDAENVQEHNNNSKHRDCDDEEEDDNKSVQDVAEGQECVEDQDSEQGSSNYEDYEPTTSVNDFQGNRSSSDGWGDDDSSFLGDEYSVHDSAEDNNDSQEDVDTDTLISEVNDCDNHNRQRIAVLPDHANDSAPENSDVVVVNENVLDNSELHRNDSDMGSPGNMQTNEEANANNVDESFNETIINNSQQSKGGISRMPKFTIAENLMLCRFVCADYEFLLKRDKNEDVRRMKNQKWKYIGEKVNTNFYQVIITNSLITFQY from the coding sequence ATGCCGGGCAAACGCGGACGTCCCACTAGGATCTCCAGACAGCGGCGATGTGGGAACTGCGACGACGAGCACGGTGCAGCTCACGGAAAGCGTGTTAACAAGAAAAAAGAGGTATCTGAGCAGATTCCCGAGGACGAAAACGTCAATGCAGGTGACGCATGTCAGACATTGTCTGACACAAGTAGTGTGACGCAGCAGCCATTGATGCCAGTGGTAGATGAGCAATCCCAaacagttacaatttttttaGTACCTATGGAGAAAGCAACTGTGGCTAGTCCTGTAGATATTGTGAATTTAGAAAATAATCAAGATTCATCATCACAAAACCAAAACTTAGAAAACCAGGGCCTAGTTGAGGAAACGCACGAAGGTTCCATGAACGAGCAGGCCTCAAATTCTAATAATGACGTCAATCTTAGTAGTGAAAATCCCATAGATATGGAGTTGATGGACAATTTTGAAGGAGTTTCTATGCGTGAACCATTACTTATTGATACCGCAAGTGAAATTGTGAACTTCAGACTTGCACTAGATGATAACATTGATTCTGACGATGAGGGCGAGGAAGCATTAGATCTCAGTACAAGACCTGCCTGTCAAAACACGGTGGAGACCCTTGAGAATGATGTGCATGTTAGTTTTGATAGGGAATTAGACATTGGACATACAGAAAAGGAATCTGACCAAGATGCAAACCAAGCGAATGtgcatgaggaaaattattttaatcaaTCTAAGGATGCAGAAAATGTACAGGAGCATAACAATAATTCAAAACACAGAGATTGTGATGATGAAGAGGAGGATGACAATAAGAGTGTTCAGGATGTTGCAGAAGGACAAGAATGTGTAGAGGATCAGGATAGTGAACAAGGTTCGTCTAATTATGAAGATTATGAACCTACAACCAGCGTCAATGATTTTCAAGGAAACCGAAGCTCCTCAGACGGTTGGGGAGATGATGATAGCAGTTTTCTTGGTGATGAGTACTCAGTTCATGACAGTGCTGAAGATAATAATGATTCACAAGAAGATGTTGATACTGACACACTTATTTCAGAAGTTAATGACTGTGATAATCATAACCGACAACGAATTGCAGTGCTTCCAGATCATGCAAATGACAGTGCACCAGAGAATTCTGATGTGGTTGTTGTGAATGAAAATGTACTAGACAATTCTGAATTGCATAGGAATGATTCTGACATGGGCAGCCCTGGTAATATGCAAACAAACGAAGAGGCCAATGCAAATAACGTGGACGAGAGTTTTAATGAAACGATCATTAATAATTCCCAGCAATCCAAAGGTGGGATTAGTAGAATGCCAAAATTTACAATTGCAGAAAATCTGATGTTGTGTCGCTTCGTATGTGCAGATTATGAGTTTCTGTTAAAGAGGGATAAGAATGAAGATGTTCGTCGGATGAAAAATCAGAAGTGGAAgtacataggagaaaaggtaaacacAAATTTCTATCAAGTTATCATTACCAATTCATTGATTACTTTTCAATACTGA